The genomic region AACTCTTAAGCTTTGAACAAGGGAAAGTGGAATGGAAGACATTGGGGGAGGTTACTGTATCCACAAGTAATATTCGTTGGCAAGAAGCGGACAGGGTATACCGTTATATTGATCTGACATCCGTTAGTCGCGAAAACAATTCAATCGTAGAAACAACTGAAATTACAGCTAAGACTGCACCAAGCAGGGCTCAGAAGCTTGTTGAAAAAGATGACGTCATTTTCGCGACGACTCGTCCAACGCAACAACGAATTTGTTTGATTAGTGAAGAATACGCTGGCGAAATTGCAAGTACGGGTTATTGCGTTCTAAGAGCTAAAACCGATGAAGTATTTTCAAAATGGATTTTTTATAATCTCTCCTCTACTAAACTTAGAAATTACGTTGAAGAAAATCAAAGTGGTTCGGCCTATCCTGCAATTTCTGATGCTAAAGTGAAAGAATTCCAAATCCCAATCCCGCCTCTCGCCGAACAAGAACGCATCGTTGTCATACTAGACAAATTCGATGCCCTGACTAGCTCGATCAGCGAAGGATTGCCTCGTGAGATTAGACTGCGTCAAAAGCAATACGAGTATTATCGCGAATTATTGTTGAGCTTCCCGAAAGCAGAAGCAGGTCCGACATGAGCAAGACCCTAATGGATATAGCAAAGCTTCTAAAAAATGCCGATAAAAAAGTGCAGTTGATCTATGCATTTAATGGCACGGGTAAAACTCGTCTTTCTCAGGAATTTAAGCGCCTCATTGCACCTAAAAACAATACTATTGAGAATGCTGAGGAAACCTATCAGGCTGAGTCTTCGCGCAACAAAATTCTTTACTATAACGCCTTTACCGAAGATTTATTTTACTGGGATAACGACTTAGAGAAAGATACTGAACCGAAATTAAAAATTCAACCTAATTCGTTCACGGATTGGATACTGAAAGACCAAGGACAAGATCGCAATATCATTACTAATTTTCAGCATTATACCAATGAAAAACTAACACCGCGATTCAATGAAGCATACACTATCAAAGATAAAAACGGGCGAGAGGTTTCTGTTAAAGAGTTTTCGGAAGTGACCTTCTCCCTGACAAGGGGCAACGAAGAGCGTTCGGGTAATTTTAAAATTTCTAAAGGCGAAGAGAGCAATTTCATTTGGAGTATTTTTTACACGCTGCTGGAACAAGTGATTAGTATTCTTAATATCGCTGAACCCAGTGCCCGCGAAACAGATCAGTTTGACCAATTAGAGTATATATTTATTGACGATCCGGTAAGCTCACTGGATGAGAATCACCTGATTCAGTTGGCCGTAAACTTGGGACAATTGATCAAGTCGGCTCCACCCGATGTCAAGTTCATCGTATCAACACACAGTCCACTGTTTTACAATGTGCTATACAATGAAGTTGGCACCAAGAGCGGGTATATTCTGAGTCGTTTTGATGATGGTACTTTTGAGCTGGAAGAAAAGAAAGGGGATTCAAACAAAAGCTTTTCATACCACTTGCATATTAAGAAGTTAATTCAGCAAGCTGTCGTGAAGAATAAAGTGCAACGTTACCATTTTGCCTTGCTTCGAAATCTATATGAAAAAACTGCTAATTTTCTAGGTTATCAGAGCTGGTCTGACTTATTACCTGATGATAAAAGGGCATATGCAAGTCGAATTATGAATTTCTACCCTCACAATACACTATCCAACGAAGAAATTGCTGAGCCAACACCTCCAGAGAAAGAGATGGTTAGTCTTTTACTTAGAAACCTAAATAAATATGGTTATTGGCAACAGGAAGTGCAAAATGAATGAATACAAAACCATCGCCGAATCCAATCACTTTATCGTTTTAGATAAATACACCAGAGAGTGGCAGGTAAGCGAAAGCTACCAGAGCGAAGCCGACCTGGAAAAAGAATTGGTTCAGGATTTGATAAACCAAGGATATGAATTTCTATCTGATTTAAATACTCCTGAGAAGATGTTGGCCAATGTCCGCGATAATTTGCAATCGCTGAATGGCATGCAATTTTCAGAGGGGGAATGGATTCGATTTGTGGAAACCTGGTTAGATAGGCCCAGTGATACGGTTACAGATAAAACCCGCAAAATTCATGATGATTATATCCACGACTTCGTCTTTGATGATGGACATATTCAAAACATCTATCTATTAGATAAAAAAAATATTGCCCGCAACAAAGTACAGGTGATCAGGCAGTTTGAACAAGCTGGCACTCATTCGAACCGTTATGATGTAACCATTTTAGTAAATGGCTTGCCTCTAGTGCAGATCGAACTGAAAAAACGCGGCGTTGCGATTCGCGAAGCCTTCAATCAGATCCACCGCTATAGCAAAGAAAGCTTTAATAGCGAACACTCTTTATTTAAGTATCTGCAATTGTTTGTGATTTCAAACGGAACCGATAGCCGGTATTTTGCTAACACCACCCAGCGAAATAAGAACAGCTTCGATTTTACCATGAACTGGGCTAAAGCAGATAACAGCCTAATGAAAGATTTAAAGGACTTTACTGCTACATTTTTCCAGAAAAACACCCTGTTGAACGTATTACTGACCTATTCCGTATTTGATACCAGTGACACTCTTTTAGTGATGCGACCCTACCAAATCGCTGCAACTGAGCGAATTCTATGGAAGATAAAAAGCTCGTATAGAGCCAAAAACTGGAGCAAACCCGAAGGTGGCGGTTATGTCTGGCATACCACAGGTTCCGGCAAGACCTTAACAAGTTTTAAAGCAGCGCGTCTGGCGACCGAGTTGGATTTCATTGATAAGGTTTTTTTTGTAGTGGATCGTAAAGATCTAGATTACCAGACCATGAAAGAATACCAGCGTTTTTCTCCGGACAGTGTCAATGGTTCTGATAGCACAGCAGGCTTAAAACGAAACCTCGAGATGGATGATAATAAAATCATTGTTACAACTATCCAGAAACTCAATAACCTGATAAAAAGTGAAAGCGACCTATCCGTTTACAACCAACAAGTCGTATTTATTTTTGATGAGGCCCACCGAAGCCAATTCGGTGAGGCCCAGAAGAACTTAAAGAAAAAGTTTAGAAAGTTTTATCAATTCGGTTTTACTGGTACACCGATCTTTCCGCAAAACGCCCTAAGCGCAGATACAACCGCTAGCGTTTTTGGCCGTGAGTTACATTCTTATGTGATTACGGACGCCATTCGCGATGAAAAAGTTTTAAAGTTTAAGGTCGACTACAATGACGTACGTCCAAAGTTTAAGGAGATTGAAACTGAACAGGATGAGAAAAAGCTAACCGCGGCGGAGAACAAACAAGCCCTC from Leptospira kmetyi serovar Malaysia str. Bejo-Iso9 harbors:
- a CDS encoding restriction endonuclease subunit S, yielding MSKSFMEKLLDGASVKWKMLGEVAEIGTGNSNRQDESESGAFPFYVRSKNILKSNTFQFDETAIIVPGEGGIGDIFHYVQGKYALHQRAYRIHVLSEKLNAKFLYHIMINSFKQYILMKSVGATSISIRKPMLENFQIPIPPLHVQKEIVRILDTFTELTTELTTELTARKKQYNYYRDQLLSFEQGKVEWKTLGEVTVSTSNIRWQEADRVYRYIDLTSVSRENNSIVETTEITAKTAPSRAQKLVEKDDVIFATTRPTQQRICLISEEYAGEIASTGYCVLRAKTDEVFSKWIFYNLSSTKLRNYVEENQSGSAYPAISDAKVKEFQIPIPPLAEQERIVVILDKFDALTSSISEGLPREIRLRQKQYEYYRELLLSFPKAEAGPT
- a CDS encoding anticodon nuclease; translation: MSKTLMDIAKLLKNADKKVQLIYAFNGTGKTRLSQEFKRLIAPKNNTIENAEETYQAESSRNKILYYNAFTEDLFYWDNDLEKDTEPKLKIQPNSFTDWILKDQGQDRNIITNFQHYTNEKLTPRFNEAYTIKDKNGREVSVKEFSEVTFSLTRGNEERSGNFKISKGEESNFIWSIFYTLLEQVISILNIAEPSARETDQFDQLEYIFIDDPVSSLDENHLIQLAVNLGQLIKSAPPDVKFIVSTHSPLFYNVLYNEVGTKSGYILSRFDDGTFELEEKKGDSNKSFSYHLHIKKLIQQAVVKNKVQRYHFALLRNLYEKTANFLGYQSWSDLLPDDKRAYASRIMNFYPHNTLSNEEIAEPTPPEKEMVSLLLRNLNKYGYWQQEVQNE